A region from the Pseudomonas sp. P8_229 genome encodes:
- a CDS encoding NAD-dependent epimerase/dehydratase family protein, whose translation MNVFITGAAGFIGGSIATGLVKSGHQVTGLVRSAEQADELKALGITPVIGTLEDSTLLAEQAHAADAVINAASSDHRGAVQALLGALRGSDKVFLHTSGSSIVGDASGGKSSDVIYFEDNLPEPTADKAARVAIDNLILAAARDGVNSAVICNTLIYGHSLGVNRDSVQLPRLLKQARKSGVVRHVGSGQNIWSNVHIEDVVALYLLTLTRNVPGTFYFVESGEASFIDMTTAMAQALNLGEPQDWPLKDAEAEWGYEMANYGLGSNSRVRGKHARELLGWAPKRTSVVEWIRNEMV comes from the coding sequence ATGAACGTATTCATCACCGGCGCCGCCGGTTTTATCGGCGGCTCGATTGCTACCGGTCTGGTTAAGTCCGGGCATCAAGTCACCGGTCTGGTGCGCAGCGCCGAACAGGCTGATGAGCTGAAAGCGCTGGGCATCACCCCGGTCATCGGCACCCTCGAAGACAGCACGCTGCTGGCCGAACAGGCCCACGCTGCCGATGCGGTGATCAACGCCGCCAGCAGCGATCATCGCGGTGCCGTCCAAGCCTTGCTCGGTGCCTTGCGCGGGTCTGACAAAGTGTTCCTGCACACCAGCGGTTCGAGCATCGTCGGCGATGCTTCGGGCGGCAAATCCAGCGACGTCATCTACTTCGAAGACAACTTGCCGGAACCGACCGCCGACAAAGCTGCCCGCGTGGCGATCGACAACCTGATCCTCGCGGCAGCGCGGGACGGGGTGAACTCGGCGGTGATCTGTAACACGCTGATCTACGGCCACAGCCTGGGCGTCAATCGCGACAGCGTGCAATTGCCGCGACTGTTGAAACAGGCACGCAAGAGCGGTGTGGTGCGCCATGTCGGCAGTGGTCAGAACATCTGGTCCAACGTGCACATCGAAGACGTCGTCGCCCTGTACCTGCTGACGCTGACGAGGAACGTGCCGGGCACCTTCTACTTCGTCGAAAGCGGTGAAGCCTCGTTCATCGACATGACCACCGCCATGGCCCAGGCGCTGAACCTCGGCGAGCCGCAAGACTGGCCGCTGAAAGACGCCGAAGCCGAATGGGGCTATGAAATGGCCAACTACGGCCTCGGTTCCAACAGCCGCGTCCGCGGCAAACACGCCCGCGAACTGCTGGGCTGGGCGCCGAAGCGTACGTCGGTGGTGGAATGGATTCGTAACGAAATGGTGTAA